The following proteins come from a genomic window of Halanaerobiaceae bacterium ANBcell28:
- a CDS encoding aldo/keto reductase codes for MKYKKIGNDLEVSAIALGTWAMGGNYFGATDDSQSIRTIEAAIDSGINLIDTAPAYGRGHSESIVGKAIKGKRDKVIISTKCGLTWANEDAKTLRNLKAESLRKEIENSFTRLGTDMIDIYFIHWPDPDTPLEETLGELNSFKEAGKIRYIGVSNFDLELLKKASNIAEIDCIQPRYSILDRDIEGDILDFCREKQIEILSYGSLAGGILTGKYTEESQLKEGDKRSKFYRYFKAPYRSKALKLVEVLKRIAENHNSPVSHVALNWVRQQEGITSALVGAKTVGQAKENAAAADWDLSKEELKKIEQAYQDVVGLE; via the coding sequence ATGAAATATAAGAAAATTGGCAATGATCTAGAAGTATCAGCTATCGCATTGGGAACTTGGGCGATGGGAGGCAATTATTTTGGTGCAACGGATGATTCCCAGTCCATTAGAACTATTGAAGCAGCAATAGATAGTGGCATAAATCTTATTGATACTGCTCCAGCTTATGGAAGGGGACATTCTGAAAGTATTGTTGGAAAAGCAATAAAGGGTAAAAGAGATAAAGTAATCATCTCTACAAAATGTGGTTTGACCTGGGCAAATGAAGATGCTAAAACTCTGCGCAATCTAAAAGCAGAATCTTTAAGAAAAGAAATAGAGAATTCTTTTACTCGTCTAGGAACAGATATGATTGATATCTACTTTATTCATTGGCCTGACCCTGATACTCCACTTGAAGAAACTCTTGGGGAGTTAAACAGCTTTAAAGAAGCAGGAAAAATACGCTATATAGGTGTATCTAATTTTGATCTTGAATTATTAAAAAAAGCAAGCAATATAGCTGAAATTGATTGCATTCAACCTCGTTATTCAATATTAGACCGTGATATAGAAGGTGATATATTAGATTTTTGTAGAGAAAAGCAGATTGAAATCTTATCATATGGCTCTCTTGCTGGAGGTATTTTAACAGGTAAATATACAGAAGAATCTCAACTGAAAGAAGGAGATAAGAGAAGTAAGTTTTACCGGTATTTTAAGGCTCCATATCGTTCAAAGGCATTGAAATTGGTAGAAGTATTAAAAAGAATTGCCGAAAATCATAATTCACCTGTTTCTCATGTAGCTTTAAATTGGGTAAGGCAGCAAGAAGGAATTACATCAGCATTGGTAGGAGCAAAAACAGTTGGACAGGCTAAAGAAAATGCTGCTGCAGCCGATTGGGATTTGTCAAAAGAAGAATTGAAGAAAATAGAGCAGGCTTATCAGGATGTAGTTGGCTTAGAATAA
- a CDS encoding FAD-dependent oxidoreductase, translating into MQKLSMNREIPIKKKFDLIVCGGGPAGIGAAIAAARQGIKVALIENNGFLGGNITASYVETCNHFLWKHPYQVTGIYKEIEDEYRKEYDRSDDIRTDMDPHRFSSEYLKVFLDKKMEEEGVWLRLHTRVSDVIVEDNIIKGVISSSKSGFEALMSDVVIDCTGDGDIAARAGVPYEQGRDNDGLVQPGTVNFRLAGVNSKKVKEILDEKGIQYYYDIYHEKVAEGVIDMGYKRMGFPMGRLTEGGQITYINFCNAYKLDPTNADDITKGEVLARERVMKLFNFMRDYLPGFEKAELASIAPSIGYRDSRRIKGDYRLTEEDIDSQKMFEDNIALYPRVYDILSPTGTWDDHVYVVDLDKEYGIPYRSLLPVNIEQLLLAGRCISTDHMAESSVRAISACMATGQAAGTAAGVAIKSNTTARDVDVQDLQEELRKQGVSL; encoded by the coding sequence ATGCAAAAGTTATCAATGAACAGAGAAATACCAATAAAGAAAAAATTTGATCTAATTGTTTGTGGTGGTGGTCCAGCTGGAATTGGTGCAGCTATTGCGGCTGCCAGACAGGGAATAAAGGTGGCATTAATAGAAAACAATGGCTTTTTAGGCGGTAATATAACTGCTTCTTATGTAGAAACCTGTAATCATTTCTTATGGAAGCATCCCTATCAGGTGACTGGTATTTATAAAGAAATAGAAGATGAGTACAGAAAAGAGTATGATCGCTCAGATGATATCAGAACAGATATGGACCCACATCGTTTTTCCAGTGAATATCTGAAAGTCTTTTTAGATAAGAAGATGGAAGAAGAGGGGGTATGGCTTCGTTTACACACAAGGGTATCTGATGTTATTGTGGAAGATAATATTATTAAAGGAGTAATAAGTTCAAGCAAGTCAGGCTTTGAAGCTTTAATGTCCGATGTAGTTATTGATTGTACTGGAGACGGAGATATTGCAGCAAGAGCAGGTGTTCCTTATGAACAAGGTCGTGATAATGATGGTCTGGTACAACCAGGGACAGTTAATTTTAGACTTGCTGGAGTTAATAGCAAAAAAGTTAAGGAAATATTAGACGAAAAAGGGATCCAATATTATTATGATATATACCATGAGAAAGTTGCAGAGGGTGTCATTGATATGGGATATAAAAGAATGGGTTTTCCTATGGGAAGATTAACAGAAGGCGGGCAGATTACTTATATCAACTTTTGTAATGCTTATAAGTTAGATCCTACTAACGCAGATGACATAACAAAAGGAGAAGTGCTGGCTCGTGAACGAGTTATGAAATTATTTAACTTTATGAGAGACTATCTACCTGGATTTGAAAAAGCTGAACTCGCCTCCATTGCACCTTCAATAGGTTATCGGGATAGCAGAAGAATTAAAGGGGACTATCGTTTGACAGAAGAAGATATAGATAGTCAAAAAATGTTTGAAGATAATATTGCCCTTTATCCTAGAGTCTATGATATTCTATCTCCAACAGGAACCTGGGATGATCATGTTTATGTAGTTGACTTAGATAAGGAATATGGCATCCCCTATCGATCATTATTGCCAGTAAATATTGAACAGTTACTGTTAGCGGGAAGATGTATTAGTACAGATCATATGGCAGAGAGCTCTGTACGTGCTATATCTGCATGTATGGCTACAGGTCAGGCTGCAGGTACAGCAGCAGGAGTAGCTATAAAAAGTAATACTACTGCTAGAGATGTAGATGTTCAAGATCTTCAGGAGGAGTTAAGGAAACAGGGAGTTAGCTTATAA
- a CDS encoding 2-hydroxyacid dehydrogenase, which yields MKIVMLESISITEKELEKYREDLEKAGHELIAYQDRVEDDDVLIERAKEADILIITNLPLSANVINSCPNLKMISVAFTGIDHIDMDACKENNITVSNSSGYANQAVAELVFGLAISIMRNIIPCDKATRDGKTRTGLVGNEISGKTFGIVGPGSIGQKVAEIAKAFGCKLLAYGTSQREEVIKLGAEYVSLEELMEKSDIVSLHVPLLESTRNLIDKEKLALMKSNGILINAARGPVVDSQALANALNNEEIAGAGIDVFEMEPPIPGDHPLLNAKNVVLAPHVAFATDESFIKRAVIVFENIDKYLAGDPQNVMN from the coding sequence GTGAAAATAGTAATGTTAGAATCAATAAGTATTACAGAAAAAGAACTAGAGAAATATCGTGAAGATCTTGAAAAGGCAGGTCATGAGCTAATAGCATATCAAGATAGGGTTGAAGATGACGATGTCTTGATAGAAAGAGCAAAAGAAGCTGATATTCTTATAATCACCAATTTGCCACTTTCAGCAAATGTAATAAACTCATGTCCTAATTTGAAAATGATTTCAGTAGCTTTTACTGGTATTGATCATATTGATATGGACGCATGTAAGGAAAATAATATTACAGTTTCTAATTCTTCTGGATATGCAAATCAAGCAGTTGCAGAACTGGTATTTGGTCTTGCTATTTCTATTATGAGAAATATTATACCATGTGATAAAGCCACTCGTGATGGTAAAACTAGGACTGGCTTAGTTGGAAACGAGATATCTGGCAAAACATTTGGAATTGTAGGACCTGGATCGATTGGACAGAAGGTTGCTGAAATAGCTAAAGCATTTGGTTGTAAATTATTAGCTTATGGTACTAGCCAAAGAGAAGAAGTTATCAAGCTAGGTGCTGAATATGTAAGCTTAGAAGAATTAATGGAAAAAAGTGATATTGTCAGTCTTCATGTACCCTTATTAGAATCTACAAGGAATTTGATTGATAAAGAGAAATTGGCTTTAATGAAATCAAATGGTATTTTGATTAATGCAGCCAGAGGCCCTGTAGTAGATAGTCAGGCTTTGGCTAATGCTTTAAATAATGAGGAAATTGCAGGAGCAGGTATAGATGTATTTGAAATGGAACCGCCAATACCAGGAGATCATCCACTTTTAAATGCAAAAAATGTAGTGCTAGCACCACATGTGGCCTTTGCTACAGATGAGTCATTTATAAAAAGAGCAGTCATTGTCTTTGAAAATATTGATAAGTATTTAGCAGGAGATCCACAGAATGTAATGAATTAA
- a CDS encoding RsiV family protein — MNDYRKARLMQESATYPRIIRPDNLALEQRINSLIRRTVEETLPAGRYRGMNIISAASQYDTKVNQNEVLSLRFENYYYPERMASGITEVRALTVNLITGKRYKLGDLFTANYQSYLSNIIERQIKEQDITLINEFPGITGREVFYLTEESLVIVYQRYELTPGYYGVLEFNIPYTELSPVVRKDGAIDMIIN, encoded by the coding sequence ATGAATGATTATAGAAAAGCCAGACTTATGCAAGAATCTGCCACTTACCCGCGTATAATACGCCCTGATAATCTTGCATTAGAACAAAGAATAAATAGTTTAATAAGAAGGACTGTAGAAGAAACATTACCTGCCGGAAGATATCGAGGTATGAACATTATTTCTGCAGCTAGTCAATATGATACAAAAGTCAATCAAAATGAAGTATTAAGCCTTAGATTTGAAAACTATTATTACCCGGAAAGAATGGCAAGTGGTATTACTGAAGTTAGAGCTTTAACAGTGAATCTAATTACAGGGAAAAGATATAAACTTGGCGACCTCTTTACAGCAAATTACCAGTCTTATCTATCAAATATAATAGAAAGGCAGATAAAAGAACAGGATATTACACTAATAAATGAATTCCCTGGAATTACAGGAAGAGAGGTTTTTTATCTAACAGAAGAAAGTCTTGTCATTGTGTATCAACGCTATGAATTAACCCCGGGATATTATGGTGTTCTAGAATTTAATATCCCCTATACTGAATTAAGCCCTGTAGTTAGAAAAGATGGAGCAATTGATATGATTATTAATTAA
- a CDS encoding flotillin family protein, whose translation MLEMIIYVVIGVVLLLFVAFPLLLLLFYKKVEQGTAIVKNGIGGSKVSFTGTWIVPILHHWEKMDVSIKRVEIERSGKDGLICKDNLRADIKVAFFVRVNHTEKDVLRVAKSLGTKKASDTDTLMRFFDAKFSEALKTVGKKFEFTQLYTERDTFKEEILQVIGTDLNGYVLDDAAIDYLEQTKVENLDEDNVLDSEGIKKIIELTAEQAIRANEVRRNKEKTIVKQDVSAKEAILELERQQAEAEEKQKREIANLKSRENSQIIIVDEEERLKSERVRIKTDEEVSIAEENKDRQILIARIAKEGTEGVEAERARKQTELEVTERERVVSLAEIEKEKEIEKEKKGMQEVIRERVIVEKSVAEEEEKVKDTKDIAAANREKTVSITKAEGEAEARSIDKVKLAEADRRSAQELAEKELILAETELKTSRQKAESIKIMAEANIEDAAVQGISEARVMQAKAEAIEAEGASRAKVETMQAEAEAEGINKKAEAMKNLDSVGKEHEEFKLKLNKDKEVELARINIEAEIAKAQAQIIKDGLSNANVDIVGGDSIFFDKLVNSITRGKQVDRLVNNSAVIGDVKDTFFNGGLEDFKKQLKTLMGNMNLDSKTIRDLTISGAIMKYMNDSNGSPNPLRRSILDKAQKLGIENEPITSIIE comes from the coding sequence ATGTTAGAAATGATAATCTATGTTGTAATAGGGGTTGTTTTACTACTTTTTGTAGCCTTTCCATTGTTATTGCTTTTATTCTACAAGAAGGTAGAACAAGGAACTGCTATTGTAAAAAACGGAATAGGAGGTTCAAAAGTATCCTTTACGGGAACCTGGATTGTACCTATCTTGCATCACTGGGAGAAGATGGATGTCTCTATAAAAAGAGTAGAAATCGAGAGAAGCGGTAAAGATGGTTTGATTTGTAAAGATAATTTAAGAGCTGATATTAAGGTAGCCTTTTTTGTTAGGGTAAATCATACAGAAAAGGACGTACTAAGAGTAGCTAAGTCTTTAGGAACAAAAAAAGCTTCAGATACTGATACTTTAATGCGCTTCTTTGATGCTAAATTTTCTGAAGCCCTAAAAACAGTAGGTAAGAAATTCGAATTTACTCAACTATATACTGAAAGAGATACTTTTAAAGAAGAGATTTTACAGGTTATAGGAACTGATCTTAATGGTTATGTTTTGGATGATGCTGCTATTGACTATTTAGAACAAACAAAAGTGGAGAACCTAGATGAAGACAATGTTCTTGATTCAGAAGGTATAAAGAAAATTATCGAATTAACTGCAGAACAAGCCATTAGAGCAAATGAAGTTAGAAGAAATAAAGAAAAAACTATAGTAAAACAGGATGTAAGTGCTAAAGAAGCTATCCTGGAACTTGAGCGACAACAAGCTGAAGCAGAAGAAAAACAAAAGAGAGAAATAGCTAATCTAAAATCAAGGGAAAATTCACAAATAATAATAGTAGATGAGGAAGAGCGACTAAAATCAGAAAGAGTAAGAATAAAAACAGATGAAGAAGTTTCAATAGCTGAGGAAAATAAAGATAGACAGATATTAATTGCAAGAATAGCTAAAGAAGGAACCGAAGGTGTAGAAGCAGAAAGAGCAAGAAAGCAAACAGAACTAGAAGTAACAGAAAGAGAAAGAGTAGTATCCCTTGCTGAAATTGAAAAAGAAAAAGAAATAGAAAAAGAGAAAAAAGGTATGCAAGAAGTAATACGCGAGAGAGTAATAGTAGAAAAATCAGTAGCTGAAGAAGAAGAAAAAGTAAAAGATACAAAAGATATTGCTGCAGCTAACAGAGAAAAGACAGTCAGTATTACTAAAGCAGAAGGAGAAGCAGAAGCTAGATCTATTGATAAAGTAAAACTGGCAGAAGCAGATAGGAGAAGTGCTCAAGAGTTAGCAGAAAAAGAACTTATACTTGCTGAGACTGAATTAAAAACTTCACGTCAAAAAGCAGAATCCATAAAAATAATGGCAGAAGCTAATATCGAGGATGCAGCAGTTCAAGGAATTTCTGAAGCAAGAGTTATGCAAGCAAAAGCTGAGGCCATTGAAGCAGAAGGTGCTTCTAGAGCTAAGGTTGAAACCATGCAAGCAGAAGCAGAAGCTGAAGGAATTAATAAAAAAGCAGAAGCTATGAAAAACTTAGATTCTGTAGGAAAAGAACATGAAGAGTTCAAACTAAAACTAAATAAAGATAAAGAAGTAGAATTAGCTAGAATAAATATTGAAGCAGAGATAGCAAAAGCACAAGCGCAAATAATTAAAGACGGTCTATCAAATGCTAATGTTGATATTGTAGGTGGAGACTCAATCTTCTTTGATAAACTTGTAAATTCAATCACTAGAGGAAAGCAAGTTGATAGATTAGTAAACAACTCTGCTGTTATAGGAGATGTAAAAGATACATTTTTTAATGGGGGTTTAGAAGATTTTAAAAAACAACTTAAAACTCTAATGGGTAATATGAATCTTGATTCCAAAACAATTAGGGATCTGACAATTTCAGGTGCTATAATGAAATACATGAATGATTCTAATGGTAGCCCAAATCCACTTAGAAGATCAATATTGGATAAAGCTCAAAAATTGGGGATAGAAAATGAACCAATAACATCAATAATTGAGTAA
- a CDS encoding DNA repair ATPase — MDKELNKEKKQESFGSYNVIRNRLNEGSSLLKDKLEELDQKRVDIYGQIKNSLKKSEAIVTENSCITRDIVPVGNKVILGYNVHVGLKSELELSDVFTIYSYNGDRFVKEDYSLIDNEKFKSDFKELYNYYKDSFFAKFHEKNNFIYMVFQNGDKVDDIKSFKWVLKEDDTIEYLGNRYSHEISYPSQQELEWIETTRDDQVAGSHPHISIEDRLFVETIAGTLTLKIENNTNSGEGIYEEEVEQKDQNLNDANIFYSIVGNLILLKIKPYQENEYRYLVFNEKTKEVQRIDSIGKSVVSLPEDHGIIFPDGIYLQSGGFKKFEVNYENVVFQNKKASINGEDYQYFFYDLKTGEYYIHNYNIIHQDIETPLICNGYSHFDNGEMLVFKAEQEAKRNHTIQIWQTSFADKILVKKEEKKNDFLYNIGNKEIVRFMADCYSLYNLLQKDDSYYGLYIDIVKDAEKIIDNYFWIDNEEALNIKESLLKIKEAGAVAIKEFDKVNKIKNITAEQYNQVKEKVEDISKSIGYTSFESINDFVKYLIEVRKLRGEIAGLRDLQFVDIDKVENLANMLKEKNDKLAKECVDFLLKDESLKPYIEKVKTIENELDEVEKVVDGKSLNEKIISASEELEMLIDIVNNLKIEDSTKTAEIIDKISVLFSNLNQSKAKLKNIIDNLNSKEKEAEFYSKLNLLTHAVSNHLDLSNTVAKTEEYMSKIIIQIDELESEFSDFDDFLVMLTEKREDIISTFEGKKQQLIEKKNRKIASLGNAADRILKNLENRIQSLEEVSAITELFSTSPMVEKIRDIIEQLIELGDSTKADDIENKLKSLKESSVKQLKDKNELFLDENTIKFGNNQFLVNNQKAELSLLKKEDGFYFHISGTDFWEKVDGGDFINYQAVWEQELISENDNVYRGEFLAYNIFKRYQEDKSLKDLYKEGQQKLEKIVKEYIQNHSNEYYTKGVHDHDGQKILSAIVDTYLELELASYNPKIRAIANIFWEIGLEKEVKEKLAKRLKAANLISKHSKRDLLLGFIPALSQEIRSFLEKNKWIECSSCEKVAKYLAEEISQNESFVLSAEAAKLYEEFNNFLISNNGKKDFKESIEKLDEDIEGKYILIYEWLQSYLYEKEISSSDYIYEVLAILIFGDYSKRRIVNKKSEISINKLFGNHKVIDNSKYKINLVDYFDKMDNFTNEIIPLYKEFQKLKFEKIRTIKKELNFEDLKPKVLTSFVRSKLIDKVYLPLIGDNLAKQIGTAGKSKRTDNMGMLLMISPPGYGKTTLVEYVANRLNMLLVKINCPTIGHGVCSLDPTEAENASAREEIKKLNLAFEIGNNVMIYLDDIQHSNPEFLQKFISLCDGQRKIEGVYKGLSKSYQFRGKKVCVVMAGNPYTESGDKFKIPDMLANRADVYNLGDMLRENEEAFKLSYIENSITSNKHLNAIYMKEPEDIYKLIQIVNTGNRDEINLSGTYTEEEIEEALSVLRSCLKIRDEILRVNMEYIYSSSQNDEYRTEPPFKLQGSYRNMNKIVEKVVSIMNDGEIDALVENSYINDAQTLATHAEASLLKFYEISSRMSAEQEKRWNEIKKIYLDKKSEKDGQRVKEVIKELNTIGENLNLIANKQNLQNIST; from the coding sequence ATGGATAAAGAATTAAACAAAGAGAAAAAGCAGGAAAGCTTTGGCTCCTATAATGTCATTAGAAATCGATTAAATGAAGGCTCAAGTCTTCTAAAAGATAAATTAGAAGAATTAGATCAAAAAAGAGTAGATATATATGGTCAAATAAAAAATAGTTTAAAGAAAAGTGAGGCCATAGTTACAGAAAATAGTTGTATTACTAGAGATATTGTTCCAGTAGGAAATAAAGTTATTCTGGGATACAATGTGCATGTAGGCTTAAAATCAGAACTTGAACTCAGTGATGTCTTTACAATATATAGCTATAATGGAGATAGGTTTGTAAAGGAAGATTATTCTTTAATAGATAATGAAAAATTCAAAAGTGATTTTAAAGAATTATACAATTACTATAAGGATAGCTTTTTTGCAAAATTCCATGAAAAAAATAATTTTATTTATATGGTCTTTCAAAATGGTGATAAAGTAGATGATATAAAAAGTTTCAAATGGGTATTAAAAGAAGACGATACAATAGAATACCTTGGAAATAGATATAGTCATGAAATATCTTATCCTAGTCAACAAGAACTCGAATGGATCGAGACTACAAGAGATGATCAGGTAGCTGGTTCTCATCCTCATATATCCATTGAAGATCGTCTCTTTGTAGAAACAATAGCTGGGACATTAACCTTAAAAATTGAAAATAACACAAATTCAGGAGAAGGAATTTATGAAGAAGAGGTAGAACAGAAAGATCAAAATCTTAATGATGCCAATATATTTTACTCTATAGTAGGAAACCTTATTTTACTAAAAATAAAACCTTATCAGGAAAATGAGTATAGATATCTTGTTTTTAACGAAAAAACTAAAGAAGTACAGAGAATTGATTCTATAGGAAAGTCAGTAGTATCATTACCAGAAGATCATGGTATAATCTTCCCAGATGGTATTTATCTACAATCAGGAGGTTTTAAAAAATTTGAAGTAAATTATGAGAATGTAGTATTTCAAAACAAAAAAGCTTCTATAAATGGTGAAGATTATCAATACTTTTTTTATGATTTAAAAACAGGAGAATACTATATTCATAATTACAATATAATTCATCAGGATATTGAGACACCTTTAATATGTAATGGTTATTCTCATTTTGATAATGGAGAGATGCTTGTATTTAAAGCAGAACAGGAAGCGAAAAGGAATCATACCATACAAATCTGGCAGACTAGTTTTGCTGATAAGATATTAGTAAAAAAAGAAGAAAAAAAGAATGATTTTTTATATAATATTGGCAATAAAGAGATAGTTAGGTTTATGGCTGATTGTTATTCCTTATATAACTTATTACAAAAAGATGATAGCTATTATGGTTTATATATTGACATAGTTAAAGATGCAGAAAAAATTATAGACAATTATTTTTGGATTGACAATGAGGAAGCTTTAAATATCAAAGAATCTCTGTTAAAGATTAAAGAAGCAGGGGCAGTCGCTATAAAAGAGTTTGATAAGGTTAACAAGATAAAAAATATTACAGCAGAACAATACAATCAAGTTAAAGAAAAAGTAGAAGATATTAGTAAATCAATAGGCTACACTTCTTTTGAAAGCATTAATGATTTTGTAAAATACTTGATAGAGGTAAGAAAATTAAGAGGAGAAATAGCCGGTTTAAGAGACTTACAATTTGTTGATATAGATAAAGTAGAAAACTTAGCAAATATGCTTAAAGAAAAAAATGATAAGTTAGCAAAAGAATGTGTAGATTTCTTATTAAAAGATGAAAGCCTAAAACCTTATATTGAAAAGGTAAAGACAATAGAGAATGAATTAGATGAAGTTGAAAAGGTTGTTGATGGAAAGTCATTAAATGAAAAAATAATTAGTGCATCAGAAGAATTAGAAATGTTAATTGATATAGTGAATAATTTAAAAATCGAAGATTCAACAAAAACGGCTGAGATTATTGATAAGATTTCTGTGCTTTTTTCAAACTTAAATCAGAGTAAGGCTAAATTAAAAAATATAATAGATAATTTGAATTCTAAAGAAAAAGAAGCAGAATTTTATTCTAAACTAAATCTTTTAACTCATGCTGTCTCTAACCATTTAGATTTATCTAATACTGTGGCAAAAACTGAAGAATATATGTCAAAAATAATAATTCAGATAGATGAATTAGAAAGTGAGTTTTCTGATTTTGATGACTTCCTGGTAATGTTAACGGAAAAAAGGGAAGATATCATATCAACATTTGAAGGGAAAAAACAGCAGTTAATTGAAAAGAAAAATAGAAAAATTGCTTCTTTAGGTAATGCAGCAGATAGAATATTGAAGAATTTAGAAAATAGAATACAATCTTTGGAAGAAGTAAGTGCAATTACTGAGTTATTCTCTACTAGTCCTATGGTAGAAAAAATAAGAGATATTATAGAACAGTTAATTGAACTTGGGGATAGTACTAAAGCCGATGATATCGAAAACAAGTTAAAATCTCTAAAAGAATCTTCTGTAAAACAGCTTAAAGATAAAAATGAACTATTTTTGGATGAAAATACAATTAAATTTGGCAATAATCAATTTCTTGTTAACAATCAAAAGGCTGAACTTAGTTTATTGAAAAAGGAAGATGGATTCTATTTTCATATTTCAGGTACAGATTTTTGGGAAAAGGTAGATGGAGGAGACTTTATTAACTATCAAGCTGTTTGGGAACAAGAACTTATATCTGAAAATGACAATGTCTATCGTGGAGAATTTCTAGCATACAATATTTTTAAAAGATATCAGGAAGATAAGTCTTTAAAAGACTTGTATAAAGAGGGTCAGCAGAAATTAGAGAAAATCGTAAAAGAATATATTCAAAATCACTCCAATGAATACTATACAAAAGGAGTTCATGACCATGATGGCCAAAAGATACTAAGTGCTATAGTAGACACTTACCTTGAATTAGAACTGGCTTCATATAATCCTAAAATCAGAGCTATAGCTAATATTTTTTGGGAAATTGGCCTGGAAAAAGAAGTAAAAGAAAAACTGGCTAAAAGATTGAAGGCTGCAAATCTGATCTCTAAACATTCCAAAAGGGATTTGCTTCTAGGGTTTATCCCGGCATTAAGTCAGGAAATAAGATCTTTTTTGGAAAAAAATAAGTGGATAGAATGTAGTTCATGTGAAAAAGTAGCAAAATATCTGGCTGAAGAAATTAGTCAGAATGAAAGTTTTGTTTTAAGTGCAGAGGCAGCTAAATTATATGAAGAATTTAATAACTTTCTGATTTCAAATAATGGGAAGAAGGATTTTAAAGAATCTATAGAAAAATTAGATGAAGATATAGAGGGAAAATATATATTGATATATGAATGGTTACAATCTTATTTATATGAGAAAGAAATATCTTCTAGTGATTATATATACGAAGTATTGGCTATCTTGATCTTCGGGGATTATTCGAAAAGAAGAATTGTTAATAAAAAATCAGAAATAAGTATAAATAAGTTGTTTGGAAACCATAAAGTAATTGATAATAGTAAATACAAAATAAATCTAGTAGACTATTTTGATAAAATGGATAATTTCACAAATGAGATAATACCTCTATATAAAGAGTTTCAGAAACTTAAGTTTGAAAAGATTAGAACTATTAAAAAGGAACTTAATTTTGAAGATTTAAAACCAAAAGTTTTAACATCATTTGTTCGTAGTAAGTTGATTGATAAAGTATATTTGCCCTTAATTGGTGATAATTTAGCCAAACAGATAGGTACAGCAGGAAAGAGTAAGAGAACGGACAATATGGGAATGCTCTTGATGATTTCTCCACCAGGCTATGGGAAAACAACCCTTGTAGAGTATGTTGCTAATAGATTGAATATGCTCCTAGTTAAAATAAATTGCCCCACTATTGGTCATGGAGTTTGCTCTCTTGATCCTACAGAGGCCGAGAATGCTAGTGCTAGAGAGGAAATTAAAAAGCTAAACTTAGCTTTTGAAATAGGGAATAATGTGATGATTTATTTAGATGACATCCAGCATTCAAATCCAGAATTCTTACAGAAGTTTATCTCTTTATGTGATGGGCAGAGAAAGATAGAAGGTGTTTACAAGGGACTTAGTAAAAGCTATCAGTTTAGAGGAAAAAAGGTCTGTGTAGTGATGGCCGGTAACCCTTACACTGAGAGTGGAGATAAATTCAAGATTCCTGATATGCTAGCTAACAGAGCAGATGTTTATAATTTAGGAGATATGTTGAGGGAAAATGAAGAAGCATTTAAGTTAAGTTATATAGAGAATTCAATTACTTCAAATAAGCATCTAAATGCTATTTATATGAAGGAGCCAGAGGATATCTATAAACTAATTCAAATTGTAAACACAGGAAATAGAGATGAGATTAACTTAAGTGGAACTTATACTGAGGAAGAGATAGAAGAAGCTTTAAGTGTTTTACGAAGTTGTCTTAAAATAAGGGATGAAATATTACGGGTAAATATGGAGTATATATATTCTTCATCTCAGAATGATGAATATAGAACAGAACCTCCATTTAAGTTACAAGGATCTTATAGAAATATGAATAAAATCGTAGAAAAAGTAGTTTCTATTATGAATGATGGGGAAATAGATGCATTAGTAGAAAATAGCTATATCAATGATGCTCAGACATTAGCAACACATGCAGAAGCTAGTTTGCTAAAATTCTATGAAATTAGCAGTAGAATGTCAGCAGAACAAGAAAAAAGATGGAATGAAATCAAGAAAATTTACCTTGATAAAAAATCAGAAAAAGACGGTCAAAGGGTAAAAGAAGTAATTAAAGAATTAAATACTATAGGGGAAAATCTAAACTTGATTGCTAATAAGCAAAACTTGCAGAATATCTCTACTTAA